Sequence from the Paenibacillus tundrae genome:
TGATTTATAATTTATTTCATATGTCCGGTATCTCTACACGTGACATTGAAGGAGTTATCATTTCATCTGTCGTTCCACCACTGGTGAATGTGATTGAAACGATGTGTGCTAAGTATGTTGGCAAAAAGCCAATGCTTGTTGGGCCTGGAATTAAGACAGGACTTAATCTGCGTTACGAGAACCCTCGTGAAGTAGGTGCAGATCGAATCGTGAATGCAGTAGCAGCCGTTCATAAATATGGGGGGCCGCTTGTCGTTGTTGATTTCGGAACAGCGACGACATTTGACTGTATTGACGAGAAGGGCAATTATTTAGGTGGTGCCATCGTACCAGGCATTCATATTGCCACAGAAGCACTGTACGAGCGGGCGTCTAAGTTACCCCGTATCGAGCTAGAGAAACCCAAGAAGGTCATAGGCCGTAATACGGTTCATGCCATGCAGGCGGGCATTATCTATGGGTATGCAGGGCAGGTGGACGGAATCGTGGAACGCATTCGTGAGGAGCTGGGAGCGAAGCCGAAGGTCATCGCGACTGGTGGACTTGCTGCTTTGATTGCAGAAGAAACCCGCAGCATTGAAGAAGTCGATCCGCTGCTTACGCTTGAAGGGCTGCGTATCATTTATGAGCGGAACCGGGAAAGGTAAGAACAAAGGGCGCAGACAGCGGGCTGATTAGACAGTCTTACGTGTTGTGCCGTTTTTTTTCTTCTACATTAGATGGATACACAATAATACATGGCAAAACGCCAAAGGAGGCTGAATGACTTGGAAAACAAAAAACAAGATCGATTAATTCGAGGTACAGCAATGGATGGACGGGTTAGAGCATTTGCTGTCCAGACGACAGAATTGGTTGAGGAGCTGCGCAGAAGACACGATACGTTTCCCACGGCTACAGCTGCCATGGGGCGTACCCTTACAGCTGCGGCTATCATGGGTGCTATGCTTAAGGGAGAAGAGAAGCTCACCATTCAGGTTAAGGGCGATGGTCCAATCGGCCAGATTGTAGCAGACGCCAATGCGAAAGGTGAAGTGCGTGGTTATGTTTCCAACCCACACGTGCACTTGCCTAGCAATAGTATGGGTAAACTGGATGTTGCAGGTGCAGTAGGAACGGAAGGCTTCGTCAATGTAACGAAGGACCTTGGACTGAAAGAGCCTTATCGCGGTAGTGTCCCAATTATTTCTGGTGAACTAGGTGAAGATTTCACGTACTATTTTGCTAAATCAGAGCAAACGCCGTCTGCTGTAGGTGTAGGTGTTCTGGTTGATACGGATAACTCCGTGATCGTGGCAGGTGGATTTATTGTACAGCTCCTTCCAGGACTATCTGATGATGAGATTACGGTTATTGAAAAGTCGATCGGCACACTGCCACCTGTTACAACTTTGCTGGATCAAGGACTTGAGCTCGAACAATTGTTGACTCGAATCCTCCCTGATGTACAAGTACTAGATGAAATGGATATTCGATTCCGTTGTGAGTGTTCACGGGAACGCGTAGAGCAGACGCTCATTAGCTTAGGCCAATCGGAAATGGAGCAATTAATTGAAGAAGAAGGCCAGGCTGAAGTGGTATGTCAATTCTGTAATGAAGCGTATGATTTTAATAAGGAACAACTTGAGACCATTCTGGAGCAAGCCAAGAACTGATTCTAGCGGGGACGGGATACGGAATGACAAGGCAAGAAAAAGGATTATGGACGGCTGTAATTGTCTTGACGCTTGGTATGCTTGTGATGGGTTCGGTCATGGTGGTACAGGGTCTCAGGACAGGTCGTGAAGAGGGGGAGCTACCCCATGATTCAGGTCAAGAGGAAGGTAGCGCTGTAGCCACAATTAACGGAGAAGTGATCACGGATAAAGATTGGACAGATGCTTTGAAGAAGCGCTATGGCAGCGAATTATTGCTTCAGATGCTCAACCGCAAAGCAGTATACGCCGAAGCCATTGCACGTAATCTAACGGTAACACCTAGAGAAATTGCGAAGGAACTTACCAATGCAATGGATGGATATGATTCGGAACAATCGTATTATGACGAGATGCAGTCTCAGCTCGGTTTATCTAGGCAAGATCTTGAACTGGAGGCAGGGTACAGGCTTCTCTTGGAGAAGATTGCAACGAGCAGCATTCAGATTAAGGATTCAGATATCGAGCGTTACTGGAACGAGCATCAAGAAGATTACGTTTCCCCGGAGAAGTATGATCTGTCCATGATTGTGGTGAAGGATAAAAGAGAAGCGGATTCCTTATTGGAAGCTCTGGAAAACGGGGCAGACTTCGAGCAGACTGCACGTGTCGAATCAACCGACAGCTTTTCTCGTGATTTGGGTGGGAAACTAGGCTGGATTGAGCAGAATGATCCATTTCAACCCGAAGAAGTATTGAACCTTGCAGGTCAGTTGGAGATTGGTGATATTGCAGGACCTGTAGATATTCAAGAAGGATATGCCATCATCAAATTGAACGATATTCAGGAACGTCAGGAGCAATCGGCAGAAGAGGCTCACGAAGAAATTCGGATGCAACTGGCATTAAGTCAAGCAGACCCGCTTCCCCAGGTGGAAGAAAGACTTCGAAACAAGTATGAAGCGGTGGTCGTTTCCGATATTCCGGCGTCATAATTAATGAATAGATCTTGCGAATTAACTTCATCGTGATAAAAATACTCTGTCTACAGGCTTAAGGCCCAAGGCAGAGTATTTTTTTTAGTACTCATATTGACAATAGGGCGTAAGGTTGATAAGATGAAAATAATCAAATACCTACTCGTTTACTCGGAATAAAAATAAAAACCAAAAAAGAAACCTACGGAATCCCCATACTGGTTAGAGGACATAGCTGACAGCATGGATGTTAACGGATTTCCGCAGTTCTTCTATAACAACCAGAGGCTGCTTCAGCCGTACATGTATAGGTAACCGCACCAAGTATTATTCATCCAACTAAGGAGGGCATTCATATGGCTAAAGTAGTAAATAACGTAACAGAACTCATCGGAGGTACTCCGCTTGTTCGTCTGAACCGTATCGTACCAGAAGGCAGTGCTGAAATATTCGTGAAGCTGGAGTATCAGAATCCAGGGTCAAGCGTTAAAGACCGTATTGCAGTTAGCATTGTAGAAGAAGCGGAAAAAGAAGGCAAGTTGAAACCAGGTGATACCATTATTGAAGCTACAAGTGGTAACACAGGAATCGGTCTCGCGATGGTGGCTGCAGCTAAAGGCTATAAGTCCGTTATTGTAATGCCTGAAACAATGAGCTTGGAGCGCCGTAACTTGCTTCGTGCTTATGGTGCTGAGCTCGTGCTTACGCCTGGCGCTGAAGGTATGAATGGTGCTGTCAAAAAAGCGGAAGAGCTCCTGAAGGAGAATCCGACCTATTTCATGGCTGAGCAATTCAAAAATAAAGCCAACGTGAAAATCCACCGTGAAACGACTGGCCCTGAGATTGTTGAAGCAATTCAATCTGTGGGTGGTACGTTGGATGCTTTCGTTGCAGGGATTGGTACAGGCGGTACAATTACAGGAACAGGTGAAGTGCTGAAAGAAGCATTCCCTTCTGTAAAAGTTATTGCTGTAGAGCCAGCGGCTTCGCCAATTTTGGCTGGCGGTAAGCCAGGGCCTCACAAAATTCAGGGAATCGGTGCCAACTTCATTCCTGAAATTTTGGATCAAGAAATCTATGATGAGATCATTCACATCGAGAATGACGATGCATTCGAAACAGCTCGCCTGGTAGCCAAAGAAGAAGGTATCCTGTCTGGTATCTCTTCTGGTGCAGCGATTCGTGCAGGTTTGCAAGTCGCTAAACAATTGGGTGAAGGCAAGCGTGTAGTGGTTATTGTACCAAGTAATGGCGAACGTTATTTGAGCACGCCGCTGTATAACTTCGAAGCTTAATCCTGTCCTGAATGTACATTCAATCCTCCTTGCCCATATGTAGGGCGAGGAGGATTTTTTGCTGAACGCTTTTAAAAGGAGCGGTGCTTTAGTATACTATCAGACAATAGAACTAGCGACAGATGGAGGGCGGTACACCGCAATGACACACGTGATGACAACATACGCCGACTGGACAGAGTGGGCCAAACAAGGCTGGACCATGCTGCCATATATGATGAAGTCGGATGATGAGCCGGATCATGGCGGTTTACCGTTAACCTGGGAAGAGGCTTGGCAGCAGGCTTCACCTTATGCAATGGTGTTAGAGAATGGAAAGGGCGGAAGATATACATTTCTTGGACTACATCCCGTTTCCGTTATCTCTGGCAAAGGCAACGAAGCAGTCATTTATGACCTCGAAAAAGGAGATACAACCACTGAGAGCGGCAAGCCGCTTGATGTGTTGAAACGATGGTCAGCAGCCTACCGTGCCCCGAAGGTAGAAGGAGCACCCGATTTCGGGGGTGGCTGTGTTGGATATCTCAGCTATGATATAGCTCGATCTTTAGAGAAGTTGCCAACGATTGCTGAGGATAATCCAGAACTACCGGATTACTGGTGGATGCGCTTTGAGGAAATCTGGGCGTATGATCATGAGCTACAGGCTTTGTTCTGTATGGTTCATATGGCAATGCCGGAAGATCCAAGTGAACAAGCGTTATCTAAGTTGTACGTTAAGGCAGAGCAGCGTGCAGCCTTGATGCAAGACCGCTGGTTGAACATATGGACAGCTGCCCAAGGTGAGCATCAATTGCAAGTCTCAACGGAGCGGCAGCAGCGATTACTTTTGTCACAGCAGGAAGACGTAACGGATCTGGAAACAGAAGGCTGGAAGACAGCATTTCCCCAGCACCAGTTCGAACAAGCCGTGCATCGGGTGCAGGAATATATCCGGCAGGGAGATGTATTTCAGGTGAACCTATCATTACGACAGGAAAAGCAGCTGAATACCAAGGCAGAGCATATCTATGAGTGGCTACGTCTCGTTAATCCATCCCCATATATGGGGATGTTACGCAGTCCTGAATTTCAACTGGTCAGTGGTTCTCCGGAGCTGCTCGTTAAGGTCGACAATGGCAAAGTTAGCGCACGTCCCATAGCCGGTACTCGCAGACGCGGACGGGACGAGGCTGAGGATAAGCTGATGGCTGCCGAGTTGCTGAACAGCGACAAGGAACGGGCTGAGCATATTATGCTGGTTGACCTGGAGCGCAATGATATAGGGAGAATTGCAGCCTATGGGTCGGTGCATGTTCCAGAGCTGATGACGATCGAGAAATACTCCCATGTGATGCATCTGGTATCCCAGGTTGAGGGGACGCTGGCAACGGGTTTATCTGCTTTTGATGTCATTGCGGCTACATTCCCAGGTGGGACGATTACCGGTGCGCCCAAGGTACGTACAATGGAGATTATTGAGGAGCTGGAGCCGGTACGTCGCGGACCATACACAGGTTCGATCGGATGGATGGATTACAGTGGCAATATGGAATTGAACATTGTGATTCGTACACTGGCAATCAAAGATGACATCGGATACGTACAGGCAGGGGCAGGCATCGTCATTGATTCAGATCCATATCGTGAATATAAGGAATGTCGCAATAAGGCGAGAGCAATGATGAGAGCTGTGCAATATAGCGAGGAATCCATACAAGTAAAGAAGTCGCTAGAAATAACAACGGAATCGGTCTGAATTGGTTGTAAACTAAAAAAAATGAAGCAACCGTCACTGTGTTGACGGACAAATAGGAGGAGCAGGCATATGATACTGGTTATCGATAATTACGATTCCTTCACGTACAACCTGGTTCAATATCTTGGTGAACTAGGTGAGACTGTGGAAGTACGTCGCAACGATGAAATTGATCTGGCAGGTATTGAAGCTCTGGCACCTGATCATATTCTGATCTCTCCGGGCCCTTGCACTCCAACTGAAGCGGGGATCAGCTTGGCTGTTATTGATCACTTCAAGGGTAGCATTCCAATCTTTGGCGTATGTCTAGGACATCAATCCATTGGACAGGCCTTCGGCGGTAATGTGATTCGAGCAGATCGCATGATGCATGGTAAGACATCTGAGATGCATCATAATGGTACATCCGTCTTCGCTGGATTACCGTCACCTTTTACAGCTACACGTTACCATTCCTTGATTGTTGAGCGCAGCAGCTTACCAGACTGTTTAGAGATCACAGCAGAAACTGCTGAAGGTGAGATCATGGGATTGCGTCATAAAGAATATGCGATTGAAGGCGTTCAGTTCCATCCAGAATCGATTATTACAGATCACGGTCATCAGATGTTACGTAACTTCTTGTCCGGGCGGGTGACCGTATAACATGAACTATGCCGCGATCAACGGAGACGTAATCCATATGGCGGCAGCCGTGATTCCGGTAACGGATCACGGCTTTTTATATGGACTTGGTTTGTTCGAGACATTTCGGACGTATCGTGGTGTGCCTTTTCTGCTGGAGCAGCATTTAGAGCGAATGGCTGCTGGGTGCCACGAACTAGGTATTCCTTTTACGGTAACAACAGCGCAGGTGACAGATTGGATTCAGCGTTTGTTACAAGCGAATGAGTTAGAAGATGCTTATGTGCGTTATACCATCTCGGCGGGTGAAGCTTCTCTTGGATTACCATCCGGAGATTATATTCAGCCCAACCATATCGTGCTGGCTAAAGAGTTACCGCTCCTATCCCCCTCTCTCTATGAGCAGGGTAAAATGCTTCAATGTCTGACGACACCTCGTAATACGCCTGAAGGGCATGTTCGCTTCAAGTCGTTACATTATATGAACAGCATTCTTGCCAAACGGGAGTTGAATGGATATGGTGCACCAGCTCAGGGCGCAGAAGGGCTGCAATTAACACGTAGCGGCCATGTGGCTGAGGGAATCGTAAGCAACGTATTTTGGATGATGCAGGGTGTGTTGTACACACCAGCGATTGAGACGGGTATCTTACCAGGCATCACCCGTGCTGTTGTATTGGAGTTAGCACTACAGCAAGGTATTCCTTGTAAAGAGGGATTATTTTGCTGGAATGAGCTGCTGCATGCAGACGAGGCTTTCCTGACAGGGTCGGTAACGGAGCTTGTCCCTGTCACGACTTTACG
This genomic interval carries:
- a CDS encoding type III pantothenate kinase, with amino-acid sequence MILVVDVGNSNIVLGVYQGRTLLHHFRLSTSRQSTVDEYGVLIYNLFHMSGISTRDIEGVIISSVVPPLVNVIETMCAKYVGKKPMLVGPGIKTGLNLRYENPREVGADRIVNAVAAVHKYGGPLVVVDFGTATTFDCIDEKGNYLGGAIVPGIHIATEALYERASKLPRIELEKPKKVIGRNTVHAMQAGIIYGYAGQVDGIVERIREELGAKPKVIATGGLAALIAEETRSIEEVDPLLTLEGLRIIYERNRER
- the hslO gene encoding Hsp33 family molecular chaperone HslO, translating into MAKRQRRLNDLENKKQDRLIRGTAMDGRVRAFAVQTTELVEELRRRHDTFPTATAAMGRTLTAAAIMGAMLKGEEKLTIQVKGDGPIGQIVADANAKGEVRGYVSNPHVHLPSNSMGKLDVAGAVGTEGFVNVTKDLGLKEPYRGSVPIISGELGEDFTYYFAKSEQTPSAVGVGVLVDTDNSVIVAGGFIVQLLPGLSDDEITVIEKSIGTLPPVTTLLDQGLELEQLLTRILPDVQVLDEMDIRFRCECSRERVEQTLISLGQSEMEQLIEEEGQAEVVCQFCNEAYDFNKEQLETILEQAKN
- a CDS encoding peptidyl-prolyl cis-trans isomerase yields the protein MTRQEKGLWTAVIVLTLGMLVMGSVMVVQGLRTGREEGELPHDSGQEEGSAVATINGEVITDKDWTDALKKRYGSELLLQMLNRKAVYAEAIARNLTVTPREIAKELTNAMDGYDSEQSYYDEMQSQLGLSRQDLELEAGYRLLLEKIATSSIQIKDSDIERYWNEHQEDYVSPEKYDLSMIVVKDKREADSLLEALENGADFEQTARVESTDSFSRDLGGKLGWIEQNDPFQPEEVLNLAGQLEIGDIAGPVDIQEGYAIIKLNDIQERQEQSAEEAHEEIRMQLALSQADPLPQVEERLRNKYEAVVVSDIPAS
- the cysK gene encoding cysteine synthase A, with translation MAKVVNNVTELIGGTPLVRLNRIVPEGSAEIFVKLEYQNPGSSVKDRIAVSIVEEAEKEGKLKPGDTIIEATSGNTGIGLAMVAAAKGYKSVIVMPETMSLERRNLLRAYGAELVLTPGAEGMNGAVKKAEELLKENPTYFMAEQFKNKANVKIHRETTGPEIVEAIQSVGGTLDAFVAGIGTGGTITGTGEVLKEAFPSVKVIAVEPAASPILAGGKPGPHKIQGIGANFIPEILDQEIYDEIIHIENDDAFETARLVAKEEGILSGISSGAAIRAGLQVAKQLGEGKRVVVIVPSNGERYLSTPLYNFEA
- a CDS encoding anthranilate synthase component I family protein, with translation MTHVMTTYADWTEWAKQGWTMLPYMMKSDDEPDHGGLPLTWEEAWQQASPYAMVLENGKGGRYTFLGLHPVSVISGKGNEAVIYDLEKGDTTTESGKPLDVLKRWSAAYRAPKVEGAPDFGGGCVGYLSYDIARSLEKLPTIAEDNPELPDYWWMRFEEIWAYDHELQALFCMVHMAMPEDPSEQALSKLYVKAEQRAALMQDRWLNIWTAAQGEHQLQVSTERQQRLLLSQQEDVTDLETEGWKTAFPQHQFEQAVHRVQEYIRQGDVFQVNLSLRQEKQLNTKAEHIYEWLRLVNPSPYMGMLRSPEFQLVSGSPELLVKVDNGKVSARPIAGTRRRGRDEAEDKLMAAELLNSDKERAEHIMLVDLERNDIGRIAAYGSVHVPELMTIEKYSHVMHLVSQVEGTLATGLSAFDVIAATFPGGTITGAPKVRTMEIIEELEPVRRGPYTGSIGWMDYSGNMELNIVIRTLAIKDDIGYVQAGAGIVIDSDPYREYKECRNKARAMMRAVQYSEESIQVKKSLEITTESV
- the pabA gene encoding aminodeoxychorismate/anthranilate synthase component II, which translates into the protein MILVIDNYDSFTYNLVQYLGELGETVEVRRNDEIDLAGIEALAPDHILISPGPCTPTEAGISLAVIDHFKGSIPIFGVCLGHQSIGQAFGGNVIRADRMMHGKTSEMHHNGTSVFAGLPSPFTATRYHSLIVERSSLPDCLEITAETAEGEIMGLRHKEYAIEGVQFHPESIITDHGHQMLRNFLSGRVTV
- a CDS encoding aminotransferase class IV, whose amino-acid sequence is MNYAAINGDVIHMAAAVIPVTDHGFLYGLGLFETFRTYRGVPFLLEQHLERMAAGCHELGIPFTVTTAQVTDWIQRLLQANELEDAYVRYTISAGEASLGLPSGDYIQPNHIVLAKELPLLSPSLYEQGKMLQCLTTPRNTPEGHVRFKSLHYMNSILAKRELNGYGAPAQGAEGLQLTRSGHVAEGIVSNVFWMMQGVLYTPAIETGILPGITRAVVLELALQQGIPCKEGLFCWNELLHADEAFLTGSVTELVPVTTLRDQHGTETIISNGQIGPVTSLLLGMYREKAGYTS